A window from Bosea sp. ANAM02 encodes these proteins:
- a CDS encoding ChuX/HutX family heme-like substrate-binding protein, with amino-acid sequence MNNETNPREKLAQAPAEILTSLPAMGRVMLSTRSGGATHERMGAVETVTISGTEARLSGAFHDSRIDLATVVSIVADRTSKMRERVLPRLECQDASGETLFSLIGLDGLEPFDKALEPFGAGEKLEPVQREASGNSGSADVPEDDLGARSFAAILASGEAIAIDVKRAGLFQHWQGVLPEPKPAMGFVNIMQGDFHLHLKAGAVSGWAQTDSAGIVALEARDSEGKGFGLILRGPAAAFAEVPDVDVVSG; translated from the coding sequence ATGAACAACGAGACCAACCCGCGCGAAAAGCTCGCGCAAGCGCCGGCTGAAATCCTCACGAGCCTGCCCGCCATGGGCCGCGTCATGCTGAGCACCCGCTCCGGCGGCGCGACCCATGAACGGATGGGCGCGGTCGAGACCGTGACGATTTCCGGCACCGAAGCCCGCCTCTCCGGCGCCTTCCATGACAGCCGCATCGACCTCGCCACGGTCGTCAGCATCGTCGCCGACCGGACCAGCAAGATGCGCGAGCGCGTGCTGCCGCGCCTTGAATGCCAGGACGCATCCGGCGAAACCCTGTTCAGCCTGATCGGTCTCGACGGGCTGGAGCCCTTCGACAAGGCGCTGGAGCCCTTCGGTGCCGGCGAGAAGCTGGAGCCGGTCCAGCGCGAGGCGTCTGGCAATAGCGGCTCGGCCGATGTGCCGGAAGACGATCTCGGCGCCCGCAGCTTCGCGGCGATCCTGGCCTCCGGCGAGGCGATCGCGATCGATGTCAAGCGCGCCGGGCTGTTCCAGCACTGGCAGGGCGTCCTGCCCGAGCCGAAGCCGGCCATGGGATTCGTCAACATCATGCAGGGCGATTTCCACCTGCATCTCAAGGCCGGCGCGGTCTCCGGCTGGGCCCAGACGGACAGCGCGGGGATCGTGGCGCTCGAAGCCCGCGACAGCGAGGGCAAGGGTTTCGGCCTCATCCTGCGCGGCCCGGCGGCCGCCTTCGCAGAGGTCCCGGACGTCGATGTCGTCAGCGGCTGA
- a CDS encoding TonB-dependent hemoglobin/transferrin/lactoferrin family receptor, with protein MAEAQTQAPPANARNNEQTISLDQITVTASRGEKQVLDVPGTVSVITRQELDERITRDTQDLVRYQPGVSVNRITSATDPFGNYGGFTIRGVGGNRVQMQVDGSRVIERVTDGNRDFVDLPFLKNVEIVRGPGSVLWGADALGGIVAYRTLDPEDLLKGKDKPYAARLSTSYDSLDRSFVKTGIAAFRFSPMLEGIIGISHKSAEEAKLTKARADGGRWGCPVPTLRFLTCDKLNPLDVTVWNSFAKLVFKPTADHTFKLTGEYYDSDSTVNQLYNYNVVSSGIRNGPNIRNQVKSRKRVAFEHEWQAGLSFLDSVRWQASFSPQERTFVTNNLQTLANGQQRLTRGLHDYSEQFSQLDIQAKSSFALGPSFHRLTYGFQGDITKTNYERRDDVRNLTTGVTTTTIAGGFNFANSTTNRYDFYIQDEIELLSGRWTITPGLRYANYNIDPKPGAGYKIVPGKEPRELTSHRLVPQIGTIFKLDETYSVYGRYAEGFKMPTAEQLYTSLPSTTFNLIPNPDLKPESVRSYEAGFRGRFADGWFSVGVFHARYKDFIQSFYNPPGTNDYTYRNLSQVQISGIEASAEWRFHERWLASATLSYQYGKQRVEAGLPVTPFDVNPFKAVTGLKYLMPEYGLEAEIIGTFAGGATRASSPTLFKQGGYSVFDAYLSWKPTSAITVRGGVDNIFDKRYFANLVGGTTYEKVPLASVTAANPLELQTAPGRTFKLSASVEF; from the coding sequence TTGGCAGAGGCGCAGACGCAGGCGCCGCCGGCCAATGCCCGCAATAACGAACAGACGATTTCGCTCGACCAGATCACGGTCACGGCGTCGCGCGGCGAAAAGCAGGTTCTTGACGTGCCCGGCACCGTCAGTGTGATCACGCGACAGGAGCTCGACGAGCGGATCACGCGCGACACGCAGGACCTGGTGCGTTACCAGCCGGGCGTCAGCGTCAACCGCATCACCAGCGCCACGGACCCGTTCGGCAACTATGGCGGATTCACCATCCGCGGCGTCGGCGGCAACCGCGTGCAGATGCAGGTCGACGGTTCGCGCGTGATCGAGCGCGTCACCGACGGCAATCGCGACTTCGTCGACCTGCCCTTCCTCAAGAATGTCGAGATCGTGCGGGGTCCCGGCTCGGTGCTGTGGGGCGCGGATGCGCTCGGCGGCATCGTCGCTTATCGCACGCTCGACCCCGAGGATCTGCTGAAGGGCAAGGACAAGCCCTATGCGGCCCGATTGAGCACGAGCTATGACAGCCTCGACCGCTCCTTCGTGAAAACCGGGATCGCGGCTTTCCGCTTCTCGCCGATGCTGGAAGGCATCATCGGCATCAGCCACAAGAGCGCCGAGGAAGCGAAGCTGACAAAGGCGCGCGCCGATGGCGGCCGCTGGGGCTGCCCGGTGCCGACCCTGCGCTTCCTGACCTGCGACAAGCTGAACCCGCTCGACGTCACCGTCTGGAACAGCTTCGCCAAGCTCGTCTTCAAGCCGACGGCCGACCATACCTTCAAGCTGACCGGCGAATATTACGACAGCGATTCGACGGTGAACCAGCTCTACAACTACAATGTCGTGAGCTCGGGCATCCGAAACGGGCCGAATATCCGCAACCAGGTCAAGAGCCGCAAGCGGGTCGCATTCGAGCACGAATGGCAGGCAGGCTTGAGCTTCCTCGATTCCGTGCGCTGGCAGGCGTCGTTCTCGCCGCAGGAACGGACCTTCGTCACCAACAACCTGCAGACGCTCGCCAATGGCCAACAGCGCCTGACACGCGGCCTGCACGACTATTCCGAGCAGTTCTCGCAGCTCGACATCCAGGCGAAGTCGAGCTTCGCGCTGGGGCCGAGCTTCCACCGCCTGACCTACGGCTTTCAAGGCGACATCACCAAGACGAACTATGAGCGCCGCGACGACGTGCGCAACCTCACTACCGGCGTGACCACGACGACGATCGCGGGCGGCTTCAACTTCGCGAATTCGACGACGAACCGCTACGATTTCTACATCCAGGACGAGATCGAGCTTCTGTCGGGCCGCTGGACGATCACGCCCGGCCTGCGCTACGCCAACTACAATATCGATCCCAAGCCGGGGGCAGGCTACAAGATCGTCCCGGGCAAGGAGCCGCGCGAGCTCACCTCGCACAGGCTGGTCCCGCAGATCGGCACGATCTTCAAGCTGGACGAGACCTATTCGGTCTATGGCCGCTATGCCGAGGGCTTCAAGATGCCGACGGCGGAGCAGCTTTACACCTCGCTGCCGTCGACGACCTTCAACCTGATCCCGAACCCGGACCTGAAGCCGGAAAGCGTGCGCTCCTACGAGGCCGGCTTCCGCGGCAGGTTCGCCGACGGCTGGTTCTCGGTCGGCGTCTTCCACGCGCGCTACAAGGACTTCATCCAGTCCTTCTACAATCCTCCCGGTACGAACGACTACACCTACCGCAACCTGTCGCAGGTGCAGATCTCCGGCATCGAGGCCTCGGCCGAATGGCGCTTCCATGAACGCTGGCTGGCGAGCGCGACGCTCAGCTACCAGTACGGCAAGCAGCGCGTCGAGGCCGGCCTGCCGGTCACGCCCTTCGACGTCAATCCGTTCAAGGCCGTCACCGGCCTGAAGTATCTGATGCCGGAATACGGGCTCGAGGCCGAGATCATCGGCACCTTCGCCGGCGGCGCGACCCGAGCCAGCTCGCCTACTCTCTTCAAGCAGGGCGGCTACTCGGTCTTCGACGCCTATCTGAGCTGGAAGCCGACCTCGGCGATCACCGTGCGCGGCGGCGTCGATAACATCTTCGACAAGCGCTACTTCGCCAATCTCGTCGGCGGGACGACCTATGAGAAGGTGCCGCTGGCATCGGTCACGGCCGCCAACCCGCTGGAACTGCAGACGGCGCCGGGGCGCACCTTCAAGCTGTCCGCGTCCGTCGAGTTCTGA
- a CDS encoding ChaN family lipoprotein, whose translation MSSAAEPAPAGATFAHPRATWLCPDTGRLLAQGDLMRATARKRVVLLGETHDVAEIHRWQLHVTTCLQLLRPQMAVGFEMFPLRIQPVLDAWVAGEMDTANFIERSDWAQVWGFDPEFYLPLFHFCRQQRVKMLALNCHRPLVTRVGQVGWEAIPVEERDGVTPAAPATAAYRAYLAAITGRFSGSARPDAMAPERFDRFVRAQQCWDRSFACRIADHLAEATDDPLIVGIIGRGHLEYGHGTPFQLRDLGIEAVAVLLPATDATPEAGPLAGIADALFRLDTPEPPQSRRTPRAAS comes from the coding sequence ATGTCGTCAGCGGCTGAACCGGCACCGGCAGGCGCGACCTTCGCCCATCCGCGTGCGACATGGCTGTGCCCGGACACGGGCCGACTGCTGGCACAGGGCGATTTGATGCGGGCGACGGCGCGCAAGCGCGTCGTCTTGCTGGGCGAGACGCATGACGTCGCCGAGATCCATCGCTGGCAGTTGCATGTCACGACCTGCCTGCAACTGCTGCGACCGCAGATGGCGGTGGGCTTCGAGATGTTCCCGCTGCGCATCCAGCCGGTGCTCGACGCCTGGGTTGCGGGCGAGATGGACACCGCGAATTTCATCGAACGCAGCGATTGGGCACAGGTCTGGGGCTTCGATCCGGAGTTCTACCTGCCGCTGTTCCATTTCTGCCGGCAGCAGCGGGTGAAGATGCTGGCGCTGAACTGCCATCGGCCGCTGGTCACGCGGGTCGGACAGGTCGGCTGGGAGGCGATCCCGGTCGAGGAGCGCGATGGCGTCACGCCGGCTGCGCCGGCAACGGCAGCCTACCGCGCCTATCTCGCCGCGATCACCGGCCGGTTCAGCGGATCGGCCAGGCCGGATGCGATGGCGCCGGAGCGCTTCGACCGCTTCGTGCGGGCGCAGCAATGCTGGGATCGCTCCTTCGCCTGCCGCATCGCCGATCATCTCGCCGAAGCGACCGACGATCCGCTCATCGTCGGCATCATCGGGCGCGGCCATCTCGAATACGGCCATGGCACGCCGTTCCAGCTCCGCGATCTCGGCATCGAGGCTGTCGCGGTGCTGCTGCCGGCAACCGACGCCACGCCCGAAGCGGGACCGCTCGCGGGCATCGCCGACGCGCTGTTCCGGCTCGACACGCCCGAACCGCCGCAATCGCGACGGACGCCGCGAGCGGCGTCATGA